A single window of Streptomyces griseoviridis DNA harbors:
- a CDS encoding helix-hairpin-helix domain-containing protein, whose translation MTAKDRLAGGALPEPVREPPSVGREMGAGGRLRTAFRERMPLWVQSRCGLERRSVIALGALLLVAVLFAVQHFWSGRTQPVRAPEVVRAAAGYRDAKGGAGEAAAVAGEPSAAVPTPGGEIVVDVSGKVRDPGVRRLPAGSRVADALRAAGGVRPGTSTEGLNRARFLVDGEQVVVGGAGGAGAVSGGGSAGSAGGAVPGAVGAVPGAPVSLNTATADQLDTLPGVGPVLAQHIVDYRTRHGGFRSVDELRQVNGIGDRRFADLKNLVRP comes from the coding sequence GTGACCGCGAAAGATCGCCTGGCGGGCGGGGCGTTGCCCGAGCCGGTGCGTGAACCGCCGTCGGTTGGGCGGGAGATGGGCGCCGGCGGACGGCTCCGGACGGCGTTTCGGGAGCGGATGCCGCTGTGGGTGCAGTCGCGGTGCGGGCTGGAGCGGCGGAGTGTGATCGCCCTCGGGGCGCTGCTCCTGGTGGCCGTTCTCTTCGCCGTCCAGCACTTCTGGTCGGGACGGACCCAGCCGGTGCGGGCACCGGAGGTGGTACGGGCCGCGGCCGGATACCGGGACGCGAAGGGCGGGGCGGGGGAGGCGGCCGCCGTCGCGGGTGAACCCTCGGCCGCGGTGCCCACTCCCGGGGGCGAGATCGTCGTGGACGTCAGCGGGAAGGTCAGGGACCCCGGTGTTCGGCGGCTGCCCGCCGGTTCGAGGGTCGCCGACGCGTTGCGCGCGGCCGGCGGGGTACGGCCGGGCACGAGCACCGAGGGGCTCAACCGGGCGCGCTTCCTGGTGGACGGCGAGCAAGTGGTCGTCGGGGGTGCGGGTGGTGCCGGCGCTGTCTCCGGGGGCGGGAGTGCGGGATCGGCTGGGGGCGCGGTTCCGGGGGCGGTCGGTGCCGTGCCTGGGGCGCCCGTCTCGCTGAACACCGCCACCGCCGACCAGCTCGACACCCTGCCAGGGGTGGGCCCGGTGCTGGCCCAGCACATCGTCGACTACCGCACCCGGCACGGCGGATTCCGGTCGGTGGACGAGCTGCGCCAGGTCAACGGCATCGGTGACCGCCGTTTCGCCGACCTCAAGAATCTTGTCCGGCCATGA